DNA sequence from the Parasphingorhabdus cellanae genome:
CAAGTGCGCATGGAACTTCAGGCCGATTGCTATGCAGGTGTCTGGGCTGCGCAAAATGCCGACCGCATGGAGCCCGGGGATGTTGAAGAAGGCCTAACCGCTGCGCACGCTATCGGTGATGACACTTTGATGCGCGGCGCTGGACAGCGTCCGGTAGAAAGCATGTTTACCCATGGTAGTTCCGAACAGCGCATGGCGTGGCTGAAAAAAGGGATGCAAACCGGCGATCCGGCCGCCTGCGATACATTCGCAAGCGGCGCGGTTCGCTAGGCTGTTCGCTTAGGTTGCGTTGGTCTTTTGCAACGAACGCGACCAATCCAACCGGCGGGTAACAAACATCACCCCGGCCAGAGCGGCAAAGATCAACAGTGAACCGATGAGCAGAGAGTAAGCCTCAAGGCTCAGCAGGATGTAGATCACACCGTAAAGTGCAGCGAGCAAGCCGCCGATAATCGATGCCCTTCGCCAACTGGACAGAACCGATGCGGCATAGGCCGTGATCAATCCAATCGTGGCTACCGATGCCGCGACATAGGCAAGCGCAAAGCCGATAATCTCGGCAAAGGCGAGCAGCAGGATGAAGAACAGCACCAGCGCAACGCCAACCAGGATATACTGGACGGAAGAAATCCGTACGCCACCGATCAGATCGAACAGCAAGAAAGCGACAAAGGTAAAGCCGATAAACAGGAAACCATATTTGGTCGCCCGGCTGACTTGATCATAAAGATCAACGGGCTGGATGAGATTGACGGTCACGCTGGATGCGCTCTCCGCTCCACCGCCGCCGTAGGAGTCAAATGATCGGTTACTATTTTGTGGAAAAACCTGCTGCCCCGCTTGCGTGGAGGTCAGCGAGCTACCCAGGGCCAGATTGGATATACCATATTTCGCGGTGAAGCCTGTTTCCGTGACTTCATTATCGGGCAAGAAACCGCCCGTAAAGCTTGGGTGCGGCCATTTTGATGTGACGGACCAGTTGGTCTGCCCCGCATCTGGCACCATTGTCAGGCTCTCCGTTCCGCGGAATTTTACGTCAAATTCTATAGCCATTTCACCGTCTGCCAAAGCGGTCGCATCCAGCCACGAAAAGAAACCGGTGTTACCGGTTTCGCCAAGGCCTTTACCCGGCTGTAAAACCAGCGGTTGGCCATCAACGGTCAGCTTATTGTCAGCCGACAAGCCTCTTGCATCCGAAAGGCCGAAGCGAATCTCAGCGCGGGCAAAATCGATATCTGCCGGATCAATACCGGAACGATCAAAATCCTCGGGCAATTTGAAGGAAGCAGAACCGGTTACATTGGTGTTGTAAATCACGACTTCATAGATGGAGCGGCTTTTGACTTCGGTCTTGATGTCGCTGTCAAAAGTCATGACTTCTGGCGAGATATAGAGTTCGCGTGTAACCACATTGGTGCGGGTAACAGTCTTGCCGTCCTGTTCCACTGATTCCTGAACCTTTGCTCTGTAAGGCAAAACGATCTTCGGCCCGGCGAACACTTGCTGACCACCCCAACCCGTGACAATGGATCGCTCCGCCTGCTCGCTCTGGTTTTGGCGGTCGTAAATCAGCAGCCAGCTAGCGAATAACGGAATCGCAAGCAGGAAGCCCGTTAGCAGCACCAAAAGAAATTTAGCGCCGGGCGATCTTTCCGGTTTTGCCGTTTGCTCCGGCGATTGAATAGGTTCGGCGTTTTCAGTCATCGTGAACTTTCCCTCTAAATCCCTGTATTTGGATGGCCGCCGCTCTTGCAAGCCGCTGCCATTGCTCTAATCATAATCCTCATGCTCTTCCATCCGAGCGACGAATCGAGGCCTACGTGCGACGAATTAACACATTAGGGGATTGCCACAATGTGAACGACTTTCGTTCGCTGGCGAAAAAACGTCTTCCTTTTCCGATCTTTGACTATATTGATGGCGCCGCTGATGACGAAGTGACCCGTCGCCGTAATACCGAAGCCTATGAGGCGTGCGACCTTGTACCCAATGTCCTCGCCGGGGTCGAGACAATCGATATGAAGACGACAGTCATGGGCCAGGAACTCGCTATGCCTTTGTTCCTTTCACCCACGGCCTTGCAACGCCTGTTCCACTGGCAAGGCGAACGCGGCGTGGCGCGAGCCGCCGAGAAATTCGGGACATTTTTTGGTATCTCTTCGCTGGCGACGGTCAGCATTGAGGAAATCGGGAAGAGCATCAGCACACCCAAAATGTTCCAGCTCTATGTTCACAAGGACAAGGGCCTTAACAGATCGATGGTCGAACGCTGCAAGGCCGCGAAATTCGATGCGATCACCCTGACCGTCGACACCATCGTCGGTGGCAATCGGGAACGCTGCCTGCGCTCCGGATTTACCAGCCCGCCCAAAATTACACCTGCCAGTTTCCTGAGCTACGCGACCAAACCGGCCTGGGCCGTCAATTATATGCTTCGCGAGAAATTTGAACTGTCCAACCTTAAAGACCATGTCGCGGAGGGTACCAATGTTGCACTATCGGTGGCGGAATATTTCTCAACTATGCTCGATCAATCACTCGACTGGCGCATGGCGGAAGATGTGCGCAAGGACTGGGGCGGTGAATTTTGTTTAAAAGGCATTATGTCCGTGGAAGACGCCAAACGCGCGGTAGATATTGGCGCAACAGCGATCATGGTTTCCAACCATGGTGGACGGCAACTGGATGGATCCCGCGCGCCTTTTGATCAGCTTGCAGAGATCTGCGAAGCGGTAGGCGACCGGATAGATGTCATTTGCGACGGCGGGATCACCCGCGGCAGCCATGTGCTGAAAGCGTTAAGCGTTGGTGCAAAGGCCTGTTCCGGAGGGCGGCTTTACCTCTATGCCCTGGCAGCGGCGGGGCAGGCAGGGGTTGAACGCAGCCTCGGCTTGCTGCAAGCTGAGATTGAACGGGACATGAAACTTATGGGTGTGACATCCGTTGATCAGTTGAACCGTGACAACTTGCGGTACCGGACTTGAAGACAAACAGGGAATTGATGATGCGAAACTCCATAAAACTAGCAATCGGCTCATGTGCGACAGCGCTTCTCTTTTCCGCACCGGCTCAGGCGCAAAAAGCTGACCCTGATCAGTCGATGGAAGAACATGCGGAGGATGCAGCGACCACACCGGCCAGGGATGTCGGTTTGAAGAAAACCAAAATACCCGAAAAACTGATCGCCATTCAAGACGATCCCTATTCTCTCGATGGTCTGCGGCGCTGCGCCGCGATCATCAATGAAGTGGAAGAACTGGATGTTGTACTGGCGCCCGATGTGAATGAGGAAGTCGATAAGTCCAAAGCGGAAAAACGCGAGGAAACAGCCGGGCGTGTGGCGGGTGGAATAATTGGGGGACTGATCCCGTTTCGCGGCATCGTCCGAGAAATATCCGGTGCGGCGGGAGACGAACGCAAATATAATGCAGCGGTCTACGCAGGTGTCGTCCGGCGCGGCTTCCTGAAAGGTGTGGGCCGGGAAAGGGGTTGCAAGGCACCCGCGCGTCCGTAAACTGTAATAGCGGGGCAAAAAACTTAAGGGGGCACTTGGGGAAGGACATCATGTCCACCAACAAAACCGCAGCCAGCCTGTTTACAGCTATATGTGTTAGCTTTGCTACCAGCGCGCAAGCCGAGATGCCGCATAAAGACCTTTCCATGGAAAGACACGCTGAAAACGCGCTGATGCAGCCGGTAAAAGACGTAAACTTGCGAAAAGACCAAATTCCCGAGAAACTTTTGGCTGTTCAAAACCACCCTTATGATCTTGAAAATATGCGGGGTTGCCGAGCGTTAGAGGCTGAAATTACGCAGCTGGATGAACTTCTCGGGCCTGATATCAACCAGTTGCAGGAAAAAAGCCTGACCGAAAAACGTGAGCAAGGTGTAAGCCGAGTGGCTGGTGCAATGATCGGAGGGCTGATCCCCTTTCGGGGGGTCGTCCGCGAGTTAAGCGGTGCCAATGCTGCAAAGCGCCGGTTTCTGGAAGCAATTGCAGCGGGCAATGCACGGCGAAGTTTTTTGAAAGGCGTTGCCGTGACAAAAGGCTGTTTGACCGCGCCGCAGCCACGCGTGCTGGCATTGGCCTATAATTTTCAGGG
Encoded proteins:
- the creD gene encoding cell envelope integrity protein CreD, which gives rise to MTENAEPIQSPEQTAKPERSPGAKFLLVLLTGFLLAIPLFASWLLIYDRQNQSEQAERSIVTGWGGQQVFAGPKIVLPYRAKVQESVEQDGKTVTRTNVVTRELYISPEVMTFDSDIKTEVKSRSIYEVVIYNTNVTGSASFKLPEDFDRSGIDPADIDFARAEIRFGLSDARGLSADNKLTVDGQPLVLQPGKGLGETGNTGFFSWLDATALADGEMAIEFDVKFRGTESLTMVPDAGQTNWSVTSKWPHPSFTGGFLPDNEVTETGFTAKYGISNLALGSSLTSTQAGQQVFPQNSNRSFDSYGGGGAESASSVTVNLIQPVDLYDQVSRATKYGFLFIGFTFVAFLLFDLIGGVRISSVQYILVGVALVLFFILLLAFAEIIGFALAYVAASVATIGLITAYAASVLSSWRRASIIGGLLAALYGVIYILLSLEAYSLLIGSLLIFAALAGVMFVTRRLDWSRSLQKTNAT
- a CDS encoding alpha-hydroxy acid oxidase, whose amino-acid sequence is MNDFRSLAKKRLPFPIFDYIDGAADDEVTRRRNTEAYEACDLVPNVLAGVETIDMKTTVMGQELAMPLFLSPTALQRLFHWQGERGVARAAEKFGTFFGISSLATVSIEEIGKSISTPKMFQLYVHKDKGLNRSMVERCKAAKFDAITLTVDTIVGGNRERCLRSGFTSPPKITPASFLSYATKPAWAVNYMLREKFELSNLKDHVAEGTNVALSVAEYFSTMLDQSLDWRMAEDVRKDWGGEFCLKGIMSVEDAKRAVDIGATAIMVSNHGGRQLDGSRAPFDQLAEICEAVGDRIDVICDGGITRGSHVLKALSVGAKACSGGRLYLYALAAAGQAGVERSLGLLQAEIERDMKLMGVTSVDQLNRDNLRYRT